From a single Oreochromis niloticus isolate F11D_XX linkage group LG4, O_niloticus_UMD_NMBU, whole genome shotgun sequence genomic region:
- the LOC100702436 gene encoding pentraxin fusion protein: MRPLIGLFLIAVSMALAGSVPIKTLVFSTATSTSYVEMIPQKPLNLTAFTLCMRVATELSGQREIILFAYRTGSYDELNVWRELDGRLSFYLAGGGVLFKVPELGALITHLCVTWDSTSGLAALFLDGKRSLSKIYRKGHTVSPGGRVILGQDPDSFLGSFDEQQSFVGEISDVNMWDVVLADNAIQGMFAGKRVARGNVFDWESTELRTNGDVEVAIREL; the protein is encoded by the exons ATGAGACCTCTGATTGGCCTTTTCCTCATCGCCGTCTCCATGGCATTGGCTG GGAGTGTTCCCATTAAGACCCTGGTATTCTCCACTGCAACGAGCACCAGTTATGTTGAGATGATCCCTCAGAAGCCGCTGAACCTGACTGCGTTCACTCTGTGCATGCGGGTGGCCACGGAGCTCAGCGGCCAGCGAGAGATCATCCTCTTTGCATACCGGACTGGAAGCTACGATGAGCTGAATGTGTGGCGTGAACTGGATGGAAG actgTCCTTTTACCTGGCTGGAGGTGGTGTTTTATTTAAAGTCCCTGAGCTCGGAGCCCTGATTACCCACCTGTGTGTCACCTGGGATTCCACTTCAGGTTTAGCTGCCCTCTTCCTGGATGGAAAGAGGAGCTTATCCAAAATCTACAGGAAGGGTCACACTGTCAGCCCAGGAGGCAGGGTTATCCTGGGACAAGATCCAGATTCTTTCCTGGGTTCTTTTGATGAGCAGCAGAGTTTTGTTGGTGAGATCTCTGATGTGAACATGTGGGATGTTGTTCTGGCAGATAACGCGATCCAAGGCATGTTTGCAGGGAAGAGAGTAGCAAGAGGAAATGTTTTTGACTGGGAAAGCACAGAGCTGAGAACTAACGGGGACGTAGAGGTCGCCATTCGTGAGCTGTAG
- the LOC100702166 gene encoding pentraxin fusion protein-like, which produces MRLPVILFLITALAGSVPIKTLVFPTESCTSYVEMIPQKPMNLTAFTLCMRVATELSGQREIILFAYRTGNYDELNVWRELDGRLSFYMAGNPVLFKVPELRALQTHLCVTWDSTSGLAALFLDGKRSLSKIYRKGHTVSPGGRVILGQDPDIYLGDFDKHQNFVGEICDVNIWDVVLPDSVIQGMFAGQREPRGNVFDWESTELRINGDVEVAIRELYTPVWAQNVVINIEADV; this is translated from the exons ATGAGACTTCCGGTCATCCTTTTCCTCATCACAGCATTGGCCG GGAGTGTTCCCATCAAGACCTTGGTTTTCCCCACTGAGTCATGCACCAGTTATGTTGAGATGATCCCTCAGAAGCCGATGAACCTGACTGCGTTCACTCTGTGCATGCGGGTGGCCACGGAGCTCAGCGGCCAGCGAGAGATCATCCTCTTTGCATACCGGACTGGAAACTATGATGAGCTGAACGTGTGGCGTGAACTGGATGGAAG gctGTCCTTTTACATGGCTGGAAatcctgttttatttaaagTCCCTGAGCTCAGAGCCCTGCAGACCCACCTGTGTGTCACCTGGGATTCCACTTCAGGTTTAGCTGCCCTCTTCTTGGATGGAAAGAGGAGCTTATCCAAAATCTACAGGAAGGGTCACACTGTCAGCCCAGGAGGCAGGGTTATCCTGGGACAAGATCCAGATATTTATCTGGGAGATTTTGATAAACATCAGAATTTTGTTGGTGAGATCTGTGATGTGAATATCTGGGACGTTGTTCTCCCAGATAGTGTGATACAAGGCATGTTTGCAGGGCAGAGAGAACCAAGAGGAAATGTTTTTGACTGGGAAAGCACAGAGCTGAGAATTAACGGGGACGTAGAGGTCGCCATTCGTGAGCTGTACACTCctgtatgggctcaaaatgtggtcataaatattgaAGCTGACGTGTGA